Below is a genomic region from Lineus longissimus chromosome 4, tnLinLong1.2, whole genome shotgun sequence.
CGATTGAAAGTATCTCTGACACGCCAGAGGAACACAGCGATTCATGTAACGGTCCATGTAGCTTTCAAAAGTCTGTCAGCTCATGCGTTCAATCATTCCTGAGTGAGGTCAACTCCTGACAGTCTCAGTCAAGTGATCTATGTGAGTGATTGAACAGATAAACCATGCCTAACAAGACCTCTGACTTAGAAAGTACATGACAGAGCAGTAGTTGAGTTTCTCGTTACATTTCAGGTGATTAAATCTCCTCGTACATTTGTTACAAGCGACTTGGATTATGGTGAGTTTGATATTGTTTTTCTCCACCGTGGAGTATAAATGGGTGTATAGGCTTACCTAGGAGGTCAACCTACCATACTGTGTAGGTGGAGTTATACTCGTAATCCCAAAGTGCTCAGAAACCAGGCCAAGCTTTGACCCAATGAGTCAGTTTCACTTCGGAAGTGGACTTAACTGACAGTGCTGGTATGTGATCTAGATACATACTCCAACTCTCCGTCACTGGCCATTCCTTTTCACCAAGAGAGAGAACAAGATTAGAGTTGTTAAGGCTACAAAACCATTGAGAACGCTGCCACGATATTGTGATATGTATGAATTACATTTTCAGACTACTTGGTGGAGGACACTCTCCCACGAGACCCGCTCATGACTAAGCCAATCAGACGATCACCAAGCCCACCATTCCTTCCACGAACACCTCTCAGGGACAGCTTTCACGACCGGCATATTGCTAATCTCATCGATGAACGAGTGCAGAGGGCTATTGATAGGAATAGGATGGCTCGTTATGTGAGTATTCTGGAGTGATTATTTACACCAATACTCTAAAGTGACTTTGGTTCTCCCTCAAAAAGATTTCATTCACCACGTTTGGGAGAGTCCAGTTGATTATATGATGATAAGCTGTAAAGGCCATTGTCTCTGTTCAGAGAGGACTTGTGTCTCTTTATGTATAAAGCCTCAGTTAGTTTTCTCTTTTGTCCTTCTCTAACTGCATGTTTACTATGACCTCATCCCAATTGATTATCCCCTGTTATTTGGTAAGTGTTCGTGGGCTGctgatttttgggttcattcaagGATCACATTACACCATGAAGCCTGGGGACCACATTCAGGATAATTGCTGAGGAGTTGAAGTGAGGCATGCTAGTTTGTGTGTGGGTGTATTTGTGTATGAGGTTGTTAAATCAAACCATGGTCAGATGGTAAAGAAGCAACTGATTCTCACTATTGTGCCTCCATGATTTAAGGCCTGATGCATATCTTTTCTTCCTGTCAGTCATCCTTGTACGGTTCCCGAGATCTCAACTACTCCACAACCAGTGTCGGCTTGGACTCCCTCGACCGCCTAGCACTCGATTTGGACACCGCCCAATACAGGAGGTATTACCCATAATTCCTGCTGTTGCCAAACAGGTTATTGTCTTCCATTTGTTGCTTCGTGTGCAAAGTTAACCCTTAACAGACTTAGAATAAATAAAAAATTAACACATGATCTTaacacaaaacaaaaacaagaaattAGGAAAGTAAATAATCTCTCAAGGCTGACTTTTGCGAAGTTCTTCTGCCTGTGAGGCTTCCTGTACAAAGGCAAGCGTGCGGCCATCTATTTCATGTGGTTCTTCCTAAGATCGTATCTGTTCAAGGGTTTTCTTCATCCAGTTTTGCATGCTTTCCAGCCTTCGTATTATTAATGCTACATTAGCAAGCATTTGGCCTCAGCTTTGTAATAAAGTCTGTCAAATAGGCACATTGGTGCTTAATAGGCACATTGGTGCTTAATAGGCACATTGGTGCTTAATAGGCACATTGGTGCTTAATAGGCACATTGGTGCTTAATAGGCACATTGGTGCTTAATTGTTTTGCACATTAGTTTCCAGCAATGCTGTATGCCTAATATTGTATTCAGTGAATTCACTCACAATCGgagcccagttgttcaaaacgtGAATACTACTGTCAAATTGTTGTTAGGTTTTGCATGTTGATGTTGGTGATTATCCTTGTTGTTCCAACAATGCTCATTGGCTGTTGACATTGTGTGATATGAACATTTAATGCCAGCATTCCGCAGAGAAGTTTTCCCCCCCTCTTCTAGGAATAGCTCACAATTGTAAGTTATAGATAAACCATCTCTAATCTAGCAGTATACTTAATTATAGTAAAATGACTCATCCAGTTTCCCAAACGTGTAGAACGCATCATGTTTACCAGTAGATTAACTCAACCAGCAGATTATTCCTCTTCAAACTCATCCTTTCACCTGTTCTTCTTTCAGGAGATTAAGAGAACTTGACGACTACTGGGCAGAGAAGGCAGCAGACTTTAAGTATCGACACTTGCGCCAaaagtttgataaaagtttaGAGGATTCGTATAGGAGCCAGTATAGGAGAGCACGGAGCACTTGGATAGACTAGTTCATGTATCAGACTAACATTAGGCAGCAGCATTCATACTTTATTCATGTTTTCTAGGTCTTGACCAGGTAATCAGCACAAACAGTCGTTGACATTGATGTAGTATACCCATCTAGACTACTTCGCTATTTCTGGGGGCCATTTGgacaattttgttttctttttatgTTGAAATGTATAGATTACTTTAGTATATTTTTTGAACGAGGTAAGGTAGATTGGGGTATCTGTAACCCCGGTATAATTGTAGCCCCTACCTATGGTATCGATTGATATctccatgcatcaaacaatgctgGGGCTAAaaaaataaaccggggctacaaataccccattctaccttgcAAGGTCTTCATGTTTAGGTTATTTTAAAGATTATTGTACATGACCATGTATTGCAATAGCTAATTTATTTATCTTTATATTCTAGCATAGTCAAAACTGAATCCATCCATATTGTTAGTTCGCGCttattttaaattttgtaaCCGTATAGTGAGTAGTCGTGTTGAATGTACTGCTTTTCATAGTTTAATACTGGTCGTGACATACCTCATCATATGATTTAGACGTTGACCGTCAAAATGATAGTGATTGATTAGCTTtaacagagtctttctatacaggGTTAggttgtatagaaagactctggctTTAATGAGcatgttttaaccctttctcagTTAGTGTATATAGTTGTATGGAAGGACCAGCTGTCCCATACAATACTGTGCAAGTTGCTCATCAACACCACAATTTAGAGTTTCATTCAGTTGAACATGAAAAATGGATCTCGTGTAACTTTTCCTAACTTCACATATCCTTGGTGTGAGCTGTAAACTGGAATATTTCGAATTTGTGATAGAAAATAAATGGTAAAATCAGGACAGGTTTGAAAGCATGAAGTCTCTCCCAACTCTTATAAACCCATTATTTCGTAATTTCCTTGGTAAGAATAGATGTCATACAACACTTTGTTGGGCTGAGTCAGGGAGCTTTCAGGAGCTGGAGCTTCTGTTATTGGTTTTACTAAAATTAGGtgaaacatgttaaatgatATTGATTCTTTTAGATTATTAGGTTATGCTATTAATTGTTACATGATTTCTCACGATAAGTTTATCAAATTGTAATTTATTTCAATCAGATTGCGACGGTGAAATGATTGCAGGGTGTGCTTTATTTAtgtcatttcataacatttctaTCAAATATCGACCAGGAATTTATTTTTTACACTTTCAAATATCTATCTGTATAAAGCGGACAGAAACGCTGATCTCGAGTTCATTTTCCAGGTTGTCATGACATCCGTTTATTCTGGGTGTCTTGGAACAATCTCAAACTTACCAAGTTCAGTGATCAGTCTCCAATGTGCACTACTGGTCTCTACTCCGTGTGTAACATATGGTGTTTGTATGTAATATACATTGACTTATCCTTGCCTGTGTATTAACAGTGTCCTGGAGATAGGCTAATGATAAAGATTATTCATGTTTGTATTTGAAACCTTGCGTGAAGTATCTTTCCTTTCATGAAACTGTTGATCATTGTGTTTTGATTCTGTCAGGACATCGATAAAATCAAAATGTAAGTCATTGTTTTGTTGTCATCTCAAGAGATATTGGTTGTCAGTTTTATAAATCTTTAATCCATTATTATTCTGTAGGACATATATTGTAATAAATTATTACCAAGTTACAAGTATTTGCGAAgtttgtcattttctgttacaTGTACTGGTAGTTTAAGTGGCCAAGTTGACCAGTTTTCAAccttcagggtgtctcaaaagacagtaggttgtcctccagcAAGGACACGTTGTACTGGAGGAACAACtttctattcagggtgtctcaaaagacagtaggttgtcctccagcAAGGACACGTTGTACTGGAGGAACAACtttctattcagggtgtctcaaaagacagtaggttgtcctccagcAAGGACACGTTGTACTGGAGGAAAAACTTCCTATtctgggtgtctcaaaagacagtaggttgttctcggGACACGCCACACTGGATAAAGAACTcgctattcagggtgtctcaagagACAGTAGACCGTTCACCAACAGGGACACGCCACACTGGATAAAGAACtcactattcagggtgtctcaagagACAGTAGACCGTTCACCAACAGGGACACGCCACACTGGATAAAGAACtcactattcagggtgtctcaagagACAGTAGACCGTTCACCAACAGGGACACGCCACACTGGataaagaactccctattcagggtgtctcaagagACAGTAGACCGTTCACCAACAGGGACACGCCACACTGGATAAAGAACTcgctattcagggtgtctcaagagACAGTAGACCGTTCACCAACAGGGACACGCCACACTGGATAAAGAACtcactattcagggtgtctcaagagACAGTAGACCGTTCACCAACAGGGACACGCCACACTGGATAAAGAACtcactattcagggtgtctcaagagACAGTAGACCGTTCACCAACAGGGACACGCCACACTGGATAAAGAACtcactattcagggtgtctcaagagACAGTAGACCGTTCACCAACAGGGACACGCCACACTGGATAAAGAACtcactattcagggtgtctcaagagACAGTAGGCCGTTCTCCAACAGGGACACGCCacactggatgaagaactcgctattcagggtgtctcaagagACAggaggttgtcctccaacaaggacaagttGTACTTCATTTGTGTGTTAGGACATCTGTCTACAATGGTACCAGTCTGGGTGGAGACAAAATAATGAGGCAGTTTTTGTACGAGTTGATTTATTAAATGAACAGGAATCTATACCACACATCAGTTGTCTTTCCAACGTTGTATTCTCCTGAGCAGGACTAGGTGAACAAGATTCACATAGTGGCTGATGTGACTTCTTGGAAGAATAAGCATAGCGTATCTCATTCTAAGGAAACTCTATTTGCTGTTTGAAAGTCCTGAAGTTTTGCAAACCACTGGTCTTGAATATGTCTCATTCAAAGTTACCAACAAGTCCCTTTCACAACGGAAGAAAACTCAGAGCATGGGAAACTTTCCAACCACTTTCTTTTCTCATCTGTTACTCAGCGACTCTGGAGCCTGtttcatgttgccaacatgatatCTAGAAGTTACGCCATTGTACGATTTGTAAACCTTCACGGGAGAAGACGATTATACTCCGAGAAAAGCTGGGACTTCTTGACCGCTTCCCATGTCCTTGCAGCGTAATGGAACCTGAAATTGGAAAAAGTATTTTGGAGATGAGAATGTCTAAGATCTCCCATGCACCCACTTCTGGGACACATGCACATAAACATAGTCATGCTTTGTCATCTGCAATTTTCTGAAAGGTTTTTCGACAGATATCTTATTCAAACACGATCCTGCAGCTTGAGAACACAAGTCACAAAGCCAACATATGTGATTGACACACATCAGACGAACATGACTTCCTACGGGTACACGCTGCACAGAATCAATGGTGCTACATCTGACAAGTATGCCAAGTTGTCCTTGATTAACTCACCAGTTCTTCTCAGTCAGAGTGGTATGCGTGAGCATAGATCTTGGCATCGAGAAGAGTTGATTCTTGAACGATCGCATTAAGAAGTCAAAGCCAGGGTGCCCACGGTATTCTGGCAGCAGACTGGAGATCGGGTCTGAAAATGATCAAAAAGAATTCACTTAGATCATGAATaaccaaaataaacaaaataccaGGGTAGGGTTAGAGTTGCAAAAAGTCAAGGACTTCAATGGAGAACTACTTACTCAGCgaacttgaaattgaaatctgGATGTTTTGAAAACAACCTCAAATACTTGAAATTGtctgtgttgttgttgttgttctgaTGATTCTGGAATACCACGACTAACCTCCCCATTTTTCCGTATTGTCAAACGCTGGCAAGAGGAAGACGTTAACGTCCCCCGGGACAGTCTTCTGGTTCAACCCAGGCAGGAGATTACCCATCGACATGCTCCCTCTGTAGCGTAATCTCGACTTCTCAAACACCTTGGCCAGAGTCTGCTGCATCGTGTTATAACTCCCGCCACCAAAATCAGATCTCCTCGCTCGGTTCTGAACAAACACTGAAATATAAttcaaaattcatttttcaattgaGCAACAAAACAACACAGTCACAACTATACAAAATATCCTGAAGTGAGCAAAAACGAAAAGCCAGCAACACAAAGCAGAATTCAATAGCATAAACTGGATAGAACATTCCTTTACTGCTAACATCTCCTTCCCAACAGATTACATCAGCCAGTACACAATCAAGTTATGTTCATTTTCTAAGAGCTACATGGTATATGGACATGTGAGTGAACAATGGCATGACAAAGGCTTCATGAAGCCATTGTTCCCCCGACATGCATGTATACCAACCATGTAGCTCTTTGTAAAGCTGGCCGAAATGTATTGCTCAGTTATATTCAGaataaatatcaatgaattcTGATACGTACCAACATTTGGATAATATTCCGGCGTATCGTCTTGACTTGCATTACTCTCATGGCCGCTAGAAGGAGTCGGTGGTTTCAACATTTCAGCTGTTTGTAAAAACCTACATAGAACAATACACCAACAGTACAATACATGTCAAATCAGTAATCAAACTCTCATACAAGCACTTCAATGTTTGACATCTTGTTTCGTTGACATTCCGTTGGTTGTAAAACAttcaccttcttcatcttcgGGTAGGCAGCGGTGCACTCTGGCTTTACATCTTATTCAAAGCACCTCGATGTATTGGTGGGGATGACCTGAGGTCTATGGCCAGAGGGACCACAATCGCAGAAGTACAGTGTTGCCAatgaatgatatgaaagtttAAACTCACTTGAGAAGGAATGGATCAGTGAACCAGTCTTGCACAACCAGCACAACGTTACACACTGTATACATGAAAGCCGCCATCTGAAGAGACTGAAAATCGAGACAGATATCATGCACAGGCCACCTGCCTTATtgaggacactaattttggtccaaaagtggttatttctattcaatttaacctccgtaatcagggcacctctctattgagcACAACAGTACCAAACTACCGATTAGTGGTCCTACTGTTGTATTTCAGCTAAAGGACGGCAGCCATTTGCCAAGTAGACCTTGACAAGTCTGTCATTCTTACTCTTTAACCAAGGAGGGCAGCCATTTGCCAGGTAGACCTTGACAAGTCTGTCATTCTTACTCTTTAACCAAGGACGGCAGCCATTTGCCAAGTAGACCTTGACAAGTCTGTCATTCTTACTCTTTAACCAAGGACGGCAGCCATTTGCCAAGTAGACCTTGACAAGTCTGTCATTCTTACTCTTTAACCAAGGACGGCAGCCATTTGCCAAGTAGACCTTGACAAGTCTGTCATTCTTACTCTTTAACCAAGGACGGCAGCCATTTGCCAAGTAGACCTTGACAAGTCTGTCATTCTTACTCTTTAACCAATGACCTACCTGCATTTCATGGCAGTTCTCAGCCGCAGTGTATTCTGCAGGGTACTTCTTGTCATGGTGGATCATGTAGTCGAGGACAGAGGCACTCAGCACTGGTTGGGCATCAAGGAGGATCACCCTCTCACCAGTCACATACATGTCGATTCCTGTCGTCTGGTGACCACAAACTTCTTTCACTTCTCTGCTCTGTGGTCGGAATGGCCAAGGTCTGGAGGAGAGACGAGGCAGTGTAAGTGATCTAGCGACATGGGTGTCATACACTTTGGCTACACTGGTCACAATAGACTCACTTAATTTGAGAGGCAGCAATGTGTAAAACACTACGTACGGAGACGTAATGAAGGTGTGAAATTGGCATTAGCCAAACACCCTCATGTTGCAGACTGCGTTACTCACTTGTTGATGTCATCTAAGTTCGCTCCGCCAATGAGAGACATGATGGTAGACTTTCCAACTCCCTGTGGTCCAATGACGCCGATCACATAATAGTGAGTCTGGTCCAACAAGATCTGGAAACAAGTACCATAAACTCAGACCATTAATGATAAAGTAACATGAAGGTTtgaataaagctatgaactaaAATCTGCACTCATCGGACAGGTTATTTTCAACTGTCTCTTGCAATAAGTTGGGCATCATTTTGTTATCTTCCTCACACATGACCAGAAGTCGAGTTATTTAATGATGTCATTCCGACTCTGCTTGCATTGGCCTCCATGGCTAAGAACTGACCATTTTATTATGAGTCTTTTAAGGCCTCCGTTTGACTGAAAGTTGGAGACATAGATGGTCAACATGTTGTGAGTATGACACTATGACTCTATGACACTATGACACTGAGGTTAACTCTCCAATTATGAGATATGTAAAGTACAATGTTGTCACAACATGGAAGCCAATACAGTGTAATAGTGGGGAGAATGTTTGAAATACGTCTGTTTGTACATTCTTGTCTTACCTCCATCCCATTCTCACACCACTGGAGAGACTCATCCACCAGTTTGATGCTGTGCTGCATGTCAGCTGGCACGGCAAGGCGTGACTGCAGAGAACCTGAACAAATACAAATTATCATGTATTGACTAGGAGACCACTATGAATTTTCTCAACGATGGACTGTAATTTTGTAATACTCTGAAGTCCCAAGTATCTCACTTAATTCATAACAAGATGTTAGCCGAAAGATGGAACCTAATGACTCACTCTCTGATGACACTAGCGGTGTTGGACTTGATGAAGCTACAGGTCTCTGGAGACGATATCCAGGAGTGGCATGCAGCGACTCCATGCTCATGGCCGAGGACATGATCTGGGTGCTCACAGGCGACATTTTGCTCTCTTCTCTTGGTTTCACCATGACGATAGGTTTCTCTGGTGCTTTGGCAATCACCGGAATGGTTTCTTCAGAGGATCTCTGCAAATTGAGAAGCAATACTGTAGCCTTACTCTGTACTTGGCAATAGCAATTGCACTACTCGAGATCCAGAGCCAGCCTGTCCTCCTGATCTTGGTATCAACGGAACAGGTGTACATAACTATATCTATTCTATGACAGCAAGAAGCCTTTTGTGTGATTTGATGGTCAACCATTGGCATTTTATGTTTTACCCTTTCTGGTGCTGGCTTAGCTAGAATAATTGGAGTCCTGGACATGCTCGACGGCTGGGATGCTGGCGCTGGAGTTGTCTCTCTTGATTCACTTTCACGGTCCCTTTCCTGAAAGTAAGATAAACCTTTCCTAAACAAGACAAACAATGGTACTTTCTGATTTTTCTTTCCCTCTGTTACTAAAACAGCAATCAACATTACAGAGCCTGCAGCATTTGAACCCAATCTTCAAGAAAAGCAGACTGAAAGAAagtatgtgtgtgtgtgggggggggggggacaaaagcTAAACAATTGGAGGTTCAGGTTCAATCAGAACAACTGTACTAGTCTACTTCATGTTGTTAGTGTTGAAATGAAAGTTAAGTGAAATATGTCAACAGTACACCTTTCGTCCACGTCTCCTCCTTCGTCTGCCATTTCTGTCGCGGTCCATTGGATCTGATGACATGCTGCTGATATTCCGTGAAAAATCTAGCCATAAACGTAAACTTATTTATGTCTTTAGTCAATAAAATGTGGCAAAAAGTGTGAGAAATATCAGCGTCCTGTAATTCGGATCTGTTAGTCTCACACATGCATATTTTCGTAAGTTCATTTTTGTGTGCTACGTGCATGTAGCTAAAAATAGTAGAATTGTACCTTTCTGCGCAAGACTGTCATGGCGGCTTTGGGTAACTTTGGACGACTTTGCAGTCGATATTTGCCTAAAATTATAAAAAACCACaggtaaaattttgaaaagatttCATCAACCGTAAATATAAGATTCCTAGCTACCTGATGATATTCATGAAAGGTCATATTctataatgatatttttaaaatctgCATTTTAGTTGGTGGTTATTCGATTGTTGGATGAGTT
It encodes:
- the LOC135486248 gene encoding nonsense-mediated mRNA decay factor SMG9-like, which translates into the protein MSSDPMDRDRNGRRRRRRGRKERDRESESRETTPAPASQPSSMSRTPIILAKPAPERRSSEETIPVIAKAPEKPIVMVKPREESKMSPVSTQIMSSAMSMESLHATPGYRLQRPVASSSPTPLVSSESSLQSRLAVPADMQHSIKLVDESLQWCENGMEILLDQTHYYVIGVIGPQGVGKSTIMSLIGGANLDDINKPWPFRPQSREVKEVCGHQTTGIDMYVTGERVILLDAQPVLSASVLDYMIHHDKKYPAEYTAAENCHEMQSLQMAAFMYTVCNVVLVVQDWFTDPFLLKFLQTAEMLKPPTPSSGHESNASQDDTPEYYPNVVFVQNRARRSDFGGGSYNTMQQTLAKVFEKSRLRYRGSMSMGNLLPGLNQKTVPGDVNVFLLPAFDNTEKWGDPISSLLPEYRGHPGFDFLMRSFKNQLFSMPRSMLTHTTLTEKNWFHYAARTWEAVKKSQLFSEYNRLLP